A genomic stretch from Dyella sp. M7H15-1 includes:
- the recB gene encoding exodeoxyribonuclease V subunit beta, whose product MSTAAALDPLRLPLQGIQLIEASAGTGKTWTLAALYLRLVLGHRGQPPRLPAQILVVTFTRAATAELRERIRERLANAAAAFRGQHNADDYLQGLINDYPDPNERAAAARQLDLAAQWMDEAAVYTIHGWCQRMLAQHAFEGSEASDEVADDNARLAEAARDYWRRFYAGLSPDDAACIAKEWEHPQALQQAVKPLLRLSVEQLRINERPLPNIDDLVQALHRHEAPLREAEQHARQLWAQDTDAIEQTLLAAARSKALKNTSFNPEHLGQHMADLRAWANGAASDKKLLERYTQAKLDSSASKNNTAPSHPAFAAVQTLVDLLATQTSPRPLLLAHAAPWISARVEMIRQRQALPSFDDMLRQLDAALQGAHGAQLAESIAGQYPIALIDEFQDTDPLQWRIFQRIYGARDNTGLLLIGDPKQAIYAFRGADIHTYLSAREQAHSPSWTLTTNYRSTSGLVAAVNRIYQFAEQQPLGAFAFGRDAHGLPFTPVHDSGPKRRLHRGDEPLPAIQLTVLSNEHVLNGGTYMELAAEHAAAHIVDLLKAAQTGRCAFVQKNAAPTPLRPRDIAVLVRGRGEAAVMRTALRRRGLACVYLSERDSVYASAEAADMLLWLQACAAPASDRAMRTALASITMDRSLAELDRLNHDEAYGEQCGERFRQLQATWQRHGVLAMLHNLLHAFDLPARLLVKPHGERVLTNLQHLAELLQHAAIQLDGEHALIRYLTLQIHRADDGEADTPDEQVVRLESEADLVKLVTIHKSKGLQYPLVMLPFVCRMQEAARQGLHPWHDEQGQSWIDLEPDDHVRAQIDRERLQEDLRLLYVALTRAEHACWLGVACTMDGRSKTPMLPRSAFGYVLAGGDAIEPATLLPRLQALRGDSPDITIHIATEAPGTQVYRAQAASQAPRPARSCRLNLPEPWWIASYSSIAHSSGETQRPTAPETAAQDVLTEAARESVEGNLPDREQGIHAFPRGAEAGTFLHDLLEWIAETGFATVSVDTTALEQQITRRCQRRGWQQWTAPLSQWLPALLHTPLPLPDGNRLTLAALKQRRHYQAELEFWFEANQVDTQRLDQLVTRHTLDGAPRTALPPSRINGMLKGFIDLIVEHEGRYYVIDYKSNWLGDSHAAYTPAAMREATLHARYELQYAIYTLALHRQLRARLVDYDYERHVGGVLYLYLRGVDHAGHGVHSERLPFALIDAMDRLFAQGARADVA is encoded by the coding sequence ATGAGCACGGCCGCTGCACTCGATCCCCTGCGGTTACCGCTGCAAGGCATCCAACTGATCGAAGCCAGCGCGGGCACCGGCAAAACCTGGACCCTTGCCGCTCTGTATCTGCGCCTGGTGCTCGGCCACCGTGGACAACCACCACGCTTGCCGGCGCAGATTCTGGTAGTCACCTTCACGCGTGCGGCCACCGCCGAATTGCGCGAGCGCATCCGCGAACGCCTGGCCAACGCCGCCGCCGCGTTTCGCGGGCAGCACAACGCGGACGATTATCTGCAAGGACTGATCAACGACTATCCCGATCCGAACGAACGCGCCGCCGCCGCACGCCAGCTCGACCTGGCCGCGCAATGGATGGACGAAGCGGCGGTCTACACCATTCACGGCTGGTGCCAGCGCATGCTGGCCCAACATGCGTTCGAAGGTAGCGAAGCCAGCGACGAGGTGGCGGACGATAACGCACGCCTGGCCGAAGCCGCGCGCGATTATTGGCGCCGTTTCTATGCCGGACTATCTCCGGACGATGCCGCCTGCATTGCCAAGGAATGGGAGCATCCGCAAGCCCTGCAGCAAGCCGTGAAGCCGCTGCTGCGGCTATCGGTCGAGCAACTGCGCATCAACGAGCGGCCGTTGCCGAATATCGACGATCTGGTACAAGCCCTGCATCGCCACGAAGCACCGCTACGGGAAGCCGAACAGCACGCACGCCAGCTGTGGGCGCAAGACACTGATGCGATCGAACAGACGCTGCTTGCCGCGGCACGCAGCAAAGCCTTGAAGAACACCAGCTTCAATCCGGAGCATTTGGGGCAGCATATGGCTGACCTGCGCGCCTGGGCGAATGGCGCGGCGTCGGATAAGAAACTGCTGGAACGCTACACGCAAGCCAAGCTGGATAGTTCGGCAAGCAAGAACAACACAGCACCCAGCCATCCCGCCTTCGCCGCTGTGCAAACCCTGGTCGACTTGTTGGCAACCCAAACATCGCCGCGACCGCTGCTGCTTGCACACGCCGCGCCCTGGATCAGCGCACGCGTCGAGATGATCCGCCAGCGCCAAGCGCTGCCCAGCTTCGACGACATGCTGCGCCAGCTCGATGCCGCCTTGCAGGGAGCGCATGGCGCGCAACTGGCCGAAAGCATCGCCGGGCAATACCCCATCGCCCTGATCGACGAATTCCAGGATACCGACCCACTGCAATGGCGCATTTTCCAGCGCATCTACGGCGCGCGTGACAACACCGGACTGTTATTGATCGGCGATCCCAAACAGGCGATTTATGCCTTTCGCGGCGCAGACATTCACACCTATCTGAGCGCGCGCGAGCAGGCGCACTCGCCGAGCTGGACGCTCACCACCAATTACCGTTCCACCTCCGGACTGGTGGCTGCGGTCAACCGCATCTACCAATTTGCCGAACAGCAACCGCTCGGCGCCTTTGCCTTTGGTCGCGATGCACACGGCCTGCCGTTTACGCCGGTGCACGACAGCGGACCCAAGCGCCGTCTGCATCGCGGCGATGAGCCCCTACCCGCGATACAACTGACGGTATTGTCCAACGAGCACGTGTTGAACGGCGGCACCTACATGGAACTCGCCGCCGAACATGCCGCCGCGCATATCGTGGATCTGCTCAAGGCCGCGCAAACGGGACGCTGCGCGTTTGTGCAGAAAAATGCAGCGCCTACGCCTTTACGCCCTCGCGATATCGCCGTGCTGGTACGCGGTCGCGGCGAAGCGGCCGTCATGCGTACGGCTTTGCGTCGGCGCGGCCTAGCCTGCGTCTATCTGTCGGAACGCGACTCGGTCTACGCCTCCGCCGAAGCCGCCGATATGCTGCTGTGGCTGCAAGCCTGCGCCGCACCCGCCTCCGACCGCGCCATGCGCACCGCGTTGGCCAGCATCACCATGGATCGTAGCCTGGCCGAGCTGGATCGACTCAATCACGACGAGGCGTATGGGGAGCAATGCGGCGAACGGTTCCGCCAGCTGCAAGCCACCTGGCAGCGGCACGGCGTGCTGGCCATGCTGCACAACCTGCTGCATGCCTTCGACCTGCCAGCGCGCCTGCTGGTCAAACCGCACGGCGAGCGTGTGCTGACCAACCTGCAGCACCTGGCTGAATTGCTGCAACATGCCGCTATCCAGCTGGATGGCGAACATGCACTGATTCGCTACCTGACCTTGCAGATCCATCGTGCCGACGACGGCGAGGCCGACACCCCCGACGAACAAGTCGTACGTCTGGAAAGCGAAGCCGATCTGGTCAAACTCGTTACCATCCACAAGTCCAAGGGTTTGCAGTATCCGCTAGTGATGCTGCCGTTCGTGTGCCGCATGCAGGAAGCCGCCAGGCAAGGTTTGCACCCGTGGCACGACGAGCAAGGCCAGAGCTGGATCGACCTGGAACCCGATGACCATGTCCGCGCGCAGATCGACCGCGAACGCCTGCAGGAAGATTTGCGGCTACTGTATGTCGCACTCACGCGCGCCGAACACGCCTGCTGGCTGGGCGTGGCCTGCACAATGGACGGACGCAGCAAAACACCCATGCTGCCCCGCTCCGCGTTCGGCTATGTGCTGGCGGGCGGCGACGCCATCGAGCCCGCAACCTTGCTGCCACGCTTGCAGGCATTGCGTGGCGACTCGCCGGACATCACCATTCACATCGCCACCGAGGCGCCCGGCACGCAGGTTTACCGGGCACAAGCAGCATCGCAAGCACCACGCCCGGCACGCAGTTGCCGACTGAACCTGCCCGAACCATGGTGGATCGCCAGCTACAGCTCGATTGCCCACAGCAGCGGCGAAACACAACGTCCAACCGCGCCCGAAACCGCCGCCCAGGACGTGTTGACGGAAGCCGCCCGCGAATCTGTCGAGGGCAACCTGCCCGATCGCGAACAAGGCATTCACGCCTTTCCGCGCGGCGCCGAAGCGGGCACGTTTCTGCACGATCTGCTCGAATGGATTGCCGAAACAGGATTCGCCACGGTATCCGTCGATACCACCGCGCTGGAACAACAGATAACGCGCCGTTGCCAACGACGCGGTTGGCAACAGTGGACCGCACCGCTGAGCCAATGGTTGCCCGCCTTGTTGCATACGCCCCTGCCCTTACCCGACGGCAACCGCTTGACGCTTGCCGCACTGAAGCAGCGCCGCCACTATCAGGCCGAGCTGGAATTCTGGTTCGAGGCCAACCAGGTCGATACGCAACGCCTCGATCAGCTGGTCACGCGCCACACGCTGGATGGCGCCCCACGCACCGCGTTGCCGCCCAGTCGCATCAACGGCATGCTCAAGGGCTTTATCGACCTGATCGTCGAACACGAAGGGCGTTATTACGTGATCGACTACAAATCGAACTGGCTGGGCGACAGCCACGCCGCCTACACGCCTGCCGCCATGCGCGAGGCCACACTGCACGCCCGCTACGAGCTGCAATACGCCATTTACACCCTGGCGCTGCATCGCCAACTTCGCGCACGGCTGGTCGATTATGACTATGAGCGCCATGTCGGTGGCGTGCTTTATCTCTATTTGCGCGGGGTCGATCACGCAGGACACGGCGTGCACAGCGAACGCCTGCCATTTGCATTGATCGATGCGATGGATCGCCTGTTCGCGCAAGGAGCACGTGCCGATGTCGCGTGA
- the recD gene encoding exodeoxyribonuclease V subunit alpha encodes MSRETMLVLLIDATARYLLRPLDLAFARFIAERDPAAEPRLLLMAALASRLLGDGHPCLDLQALDALAAEHAWPEAWVDLLANPTPPVSPLLASADGLPTNAPLVLDRHRLYLRRYWQYECGVAQGILGRLHGNPTPIEGLRGELQRLFPVADSHHIEWPRVACALSARGSFSVITGGPGTGKTTTVVRLLGLLQTRHLRERSAPLRIRLAAPTGKAAARLNTSIARQIERLDVSEAVRAAIPQEVETLHRLLGARPDSRRYAHHQRYPLHLDVLVIDEASMVDLEMMAAVLDALPSHARLILLGDKDQLSSVEAGAVLGDLSHRAEQGHYSADIASWLHDTCGDDVRAFVHDDAQPLDQHIAMLRRSHRFGASSGIGCLAVAVNAGDAQQVHALLGSRAEDIAWFSSGAADTPLAIIAMNGDADRFEAAPSGDAPQGFRFYLNRLQRQRPSTHEGLLAHQSWAHDVLEAFNHFQMLCAVRQGPAGTERLNRDIAATLWNAGLIESDRGWYEGRPVMMIRNDYSLGLMNGDVGITLRMPGSDGVYRLYVAFPMTRGSSLTVPNGGDAQVRCVLPSRLGDVATVYAMTVHKSQGSEFEHTTLVLPDDASPILTREWLYTGITRARRRLSLIGTLSSVEQALTQRTRRYSGLAERLAF; translated from the coding sequence ATGTCGCGTGAGACCATGCTTGTACTGCTGATCGATGCGACGGCGCGATACCTGCTGCGTCCGCTGGATCTGGCTTTTGCCCGGTTCATAGCGGAACGCGATCCAGCCGCTGAACCGCGCCTGTTGCTGATGGCTGCACTGGCAAGCCGCTTGCTGGGCGATGGTCATCCCTGCCTGGATCTGCAAGCGCTGGATGCCCTTGCAGCAGAACATGCGTGGCCTGAAGCGTGGGTCGATTTGCTCGCCAATCCTACCCCACCCGTTTCGCCTTTGTTGGCCAGCGCCGATGGTCTGCCAACGAATGCGCCACTGGTGCTGGATCGGCACCGACTCTATTTGCGGCGCTACTGGCAATACGAATGCGGTGTAGCGCAGGGGATTCTCGGCAGGCTTCACGGCAATCCAACACCTATCGAAGGCTTGCGCGGCGAACTGCAACGACTATTTCCTGTTGCCGACAGCCACCACATCGAGTGGCCACGCGTTGCGTGTGCGCTGTCTGCGCGTGGGTCTTTCAGCGTCATCACGGGTGGGCCAGGTACCGGCAAAACCACCACGGTGGTGCGCTTGCTTGGCCTGCTGCAGACACGGCATCTACGCGAGCGATCTGCACCGTTGCGCATACGCCTGGCCGCACCGACTGGCAAAGCCGCCGCACGCCTCAACACCTCCATCGCCCGACAAATCGAGCGACTGGATGTTTCCGAAGCGGTGCGTGCAGCCATTCCGCAGGAAGTGGAAACCCTCCACCGTCTGCTGGGAGCACGTCCGGACAGTCGCCGCTACGCGCACCACCAGCGGTATCCGCTGCATCTGGATGTATTGGTGATCGACGAAGCCTCGATGGTCGATCTGGAAATGATGGCTGCGGTACTGGACGCCCTGCCCTCGCATGCCCGGCTCATTTTGCTGGGTGACAAGGACCAGCTCTCGTCGGTGGAAGCTGGCGCCGTGCTTGGCGACCTGAGTCATCGCGCGGAGCAAGGGCACTACAGCGCAGACATTGCGAGCTGGCTACATGACACCTGCGGCGATGATGTCCGCGCATTTGTGCACGACGATGCACAACCACTGGATCAACATATCGCCATGCTTCGCCGTAGCCACCGCTTCGGTGCTTCCAGCGGTATCGGCTGCCTGGCGGTTGCCGTGAATGCGGGTGATGCACAACAAGTGCATGCCCTGCTCGGCTCACGCGCTGAAGATATCGCGTGGTTTTCCTCGGGTGCGGCCGACACACCGCTGGCGATCATCGCCATGAATGGGGATGCCGATCGCTTCGAAGCCGCACCATCCGGCGATGCACCGCAGGGTTTCCGGTTCTACCTCAACCGCCTGCAACGCCAGCGGCCTTCCACGCATGAGGGCCTGCTCGCGCATCAAAGCTGGGCGCACGACGTGCTGGAAGCCTTCAATCATTTCCAGATGCTGTGCGCCGTGCGCCAGGGGCCGGCGGGTACGGAGCGGCTCAACCGGGACATCGCGGCCACGTTGTGGAACGCTGGGTTGATCGAATCCGATCGCGGCTGGTACGAGGGCCGTCCAGTGATGATGATACGCAACGATTACAGTCTTGGACTGATGAACGGCGATGTCGGTATCACACTGCGCATGCCAGGCTCGGATGGGGTCTATCGCCTGTACGTGGCCTTCCCCATGACGCGTGGATCATCGTTGACCGTTCCAAATGGAGGTGATGCGCAGGTTCGCTGTGTATTGCCTTCGCGGCTTGGCGATGTGGCAACGGTCTATGCGATGACCGTGCACAAATCGCAAGGTTCGGAGTTTGAGCACACCACTTTGGTACTGCCTGACGATGCATCGCCGATTCTTACCCGCGAATGGCTCTACACGGGCATCACGCGTGCACGCCGCCGGCTGAGCCTGATTGGCACGCTATCCAGCGTGGAGCAGGCGTTGACGCAGCGCACGCGGCGTTATTCGGGGTTGGCGGAAAGGTTGGCGTTTTGA
- a CDS encoding type IV pilin protein: MERPRGFTLLEVIIVVAIVAILAALATSSYSRYVLRSHRADAHQALMAVAHGQERWYATYNRYTDDLSQWGYTEPATSPNGYYELVLEVDDDARSFVARAIPVRTQAVDVCGSLSIDNRGNKLPERDDAQANANGRCW; this comes from the coding sequence ATGGAGCGTCCGCGGGGCTTTACGCTACTGGAGGTCATCATCGTTGTGGCGATCGTCGCCATCTTGGCGGCGCTTGCGACATCGTCGTACAGTCGTTACGTACTACGTTCGCATCGTGCGGATGCCCATCAGGCTTTGATGGCCGTTGCCCATGGCCAGGAGCGCTGGTATGCCACCTACAACCGTTATACCGATGACCTGAGTCAATGGGGCTATACCGAGCCGGCGACATCCCCCAATGGGTATTACGAATTGGTTCTGGAGGTCGACGACGATGCGCGGTCGTTCGTCGCAAGGGCAATACCTGTGCGGACTCAAGCGGTGGACGTATGTGGCAGCCTGTCCATCGATAACAGGGGGAATAAGTTGCCCGAGCGTGATGACGCGCAAGCCAATGCCAATGGCAGGTGTTGGTGA
- the recC gene encoding exodeoxyribonuclease V subunit gamma: MSGSGHTAYTSLVEPGLMVIHGNRQEDLRDLLMAWLQRAPLQPLENEVMLVQSNGIAQWLKLALARPLDAGGLGVSAAVDMQLPGHFLWQAYRAALGEAAVPATSPFDKSRLIWRLLRLLPHHLADAVFAPLRGLLGDTTDWRRQHRLAMQVADLFDQYQVFRADWLEDWEQHHDVLRDSVRQRVTELPPAQCWQPHLWRLLRDDVPPEQRDSHRAAVHRRFMQQMQEPGFQPDHLPRRIVVFGITSLPQQVLEALTALSRFSQVLLLVTNPCRHYWADIIEDRELLMAEQRRHAGKPGLPPEPRYEDLHLHANPLLAAWGKQGRDFIRQLDAFDQPERYRDRFASIKRSIDVFENIGDDSLLHQVQQAILDLEPVPIEPARRKPLPAERQSLHFHIAHSPQREVEILHDRLLDLFEQAAREGRPLAPRDVMVMVPDIRIYAPHVQAVFGRIAPDDPCYLPYSVADQPGRGHSPLLVALESLLRLSDSRFTAGQVLDLLDAPALRRRFHIGDSDLPIMRRWITESGIRWGLDGEQKQTLDLPADEHNSWRFGLRRMLLGYASGIAPALHDIAPYAEIGGLDAALLGQLCELLDTLEHYWHVFAKSATPMQWNEHLRQLLRDCFDPRGDDADTLRIERLEEALDSWLDACSEGSFSQAVPISIVGEDWLQAIDKHQLSQRFMGGAVNFGTLLPMRAIPFRVVCLLGMNDGDYPRRVSPSDFDLMALAGQHRPGDRSRREDDRYLFLEAMLSARDVLHISWVGHSVRDNSELPPSVLVGQLRDYLAAGWQLPQDSDVLTAITTTHPLQAFSPRYFSTDADDASLYTYAWEWARARRAPPPADTGTLAPWQAEATLDMAQLQRFLTNPAKLFYAERLKVRFDEMDTATEDDEPFALDRLEQHQIKHTLLQAALAVEERDALNVLTETTQRLRQQGVLPAGGFGALVTDELGNDVRGILQRWHAALAHWPKQLEARELRYTSIPRHPGEGRTQREARRTSEGRPRTGVSEANHPVSLDTPGASHWVPAFAGTTQECHVDGWLDDLRSSADGDLTRLLPVAGNLRNGKHPRYDKLLQAWALQLLANANHIALSTRLFAADATVALPAQSPTDAAAQLDQLLHAWHEGMQTPLPIARRTAFAWLLAEAADKDAAAAAKTTYEGSHAPMAPRGEVDDEPCLARTWPDFAALHAAGFEHWLAVYRPLLDGAKLETEA; this comes from the coding sequence GTGAGTGGGTCCGGACATACCGCTTACACCAGCCTTGTCGAACCCGGCCTGATGGTGATCCATGGCAATCGCCAGGAAGACCTGCGCGATCTGCTAATGGCCTGGTTGCAGCGAGCTCCACTGCAACCGCTTGAAAACGAAGTGATGCTGGTGCAGAGCAATGGCATCGCACAATGGCTGAAGCTGGCGCTGGCGCGACCGCTTGATGCAGGTGGCTTGGGCGTAAGTGCCGCGGTGGATATGCAACTGCCGGGACACTTCCTATGGCAAGCCTACCGTGCCGCCCTGGGTGAAGCAGCCGTGCCAGCCACTTCACCCTTCGACAAGAGCCGATTGATCTGGCGCCTGCTGCGCTTATTGCCGCATCATCTTGCTGATGCAGTCTTTGCGCCCTTGCGCGGCCTGCTGGGGGATACCACCGACTGGCGGCGGCAACACCGTCTGGCCATGCAGGTCGCCGACCTGTTCGACCAGTACCAAGTGTTCCGTGCGGATTGGCTGGAGGACTGGGAGCAACACCATGACGTGCTGCGCGACAGCGTACGCCAACGCGTGACCGAACTGCCGCCCGCACAATGCTGGCAACCCCACCTCTGGCGTCTGCTGCGAGATGATGTTCCGCCGGAGCAACGCGACAGTCACCGTGCGGCCGTGCATCGCCGCTTTATGCAACAGATGCAGGAGCCCGGCTTCCAGCCTGACCACTTGCCGCGGCGTATCGTGGTGTTCGGCATCACCTCGCTGCCGCAACAAGTGCTGGAGGCGCTGACGGCCTTGTCGCGTTTCAGCCAGGTACTGCTGCTGGTCACCAACCCTTGCCGTCATTACTGGGCGGACATCATCGAAGATCGTGAACTGCTGATGGCCGAACAGCGCCGTCACGCAGGTAAGCCCGGACTTCCGCCAGAGCCGCGCTACGAAGACCTACATTTGCATGCCAACCCGCTGCTGGCTGCGTGGGGCAAGCAGGGACGTGACTTTATCCGCCAGCTCGACGCCTTCGATCAGCCCGAGCGCTATCGCGATCGCTTCGCCTCCATCAAGCGCAGCATCGATGTGTTCGAGAACATCGGCGACGATTCACTGCTGCACCAAGTACAGCAGGCGATACTCGATCTTGAACCTGTTCCGATAGAGCCCGCACGACGCAAACCTTTGCCAGCCGAACGCCAGTCGCTGCATTTCCATATCGCGCATAGCCCGCAGCGCGAAGTGGAAATCCTGCACGACCGTCTGCTGGATCTGTTCGAGCAAGCTGCGCGCGAAGGCCGCCCGCTCGCGCCACGCGATGTGATGGTGATGGTGCCGGATATACGCATTTACGCGCCCCATGTGCAGGCCGTGTTCGGGCGCATCGCGCCGGACGATCCGTGTTACCTGCCCTACAGCGTGGCCGATCAACCGGGCCGTGGTCATTCGCCGCTGCTGGTGGCGCTCGAATCGCTGCTGCGCCTGAGCGACTCGCGCTTTACCGCCGGCCAGGTGCTCGATCTGCTGGATGCACCGGCACTGCGCCGCCGCTTCCATATCGGCGACAGCGATCTACCGATCATGCGCCGCTGGATTACCGAATCCGGCATACGCTGGGGCCTGGACGGCGAACAAAAACAAACGCTGGATTTACCCGCCGACGAACACAATAGCTGGCGTTTCGGCCTGCGCCGCATGTTGCTTGGCTACGCCAGCGGCATTGCGCCGGCACTGCACGATATCGCACCGTATGCGGAAATCGGCGGCCTGGATGCCGCACTGCTCGGCCAACTGTGCGAGCTGCTGGATACGCTGGAACATTATTGGCATGTGTTCGCAAAATCTGCCACGCCGATGCAGTGGAACGAACACCTGCGTCAACTGTTGCGCGATTGCTTCGATCCACGTGGCGACGATGCTGACACCTTACGCATCGAGCGTCTGGAAGAAGCGCTGGACAGCTGGCTGGATGCGTGCAGCGAAGGCAGCTTCAGCCAGGCCGTGCCCATCAGCATCGTCGGCGAAGATTGGTTGCAGGCGATTGACAAGCACCAGTTGTCGCAGCGCTTTATGGGTGGCGCCGTGAACTTCGGCACGTTGTTGCCGATGCGCGCCATTCCCTTTCGCGTGGTGTGCCTGCTGGGCATGAACGACGGCGATTATCCACGCCGCGTTTCTCCGTCGGATTTCGACTTAATGGCACTGGCCGGCCAACATCGGCCCGGCGACCGCTCACGGCGCGAGGACGATCGCTACTTGTTCCTGGAAGCCATGCTCTCGGCACGCGACGTGCTGCATATCAGCTGGGTCGGTCACAGCGTGCGCGACAACAGCGAACTGCCGCCGTCGGTGCTGGTCGGCCAATTGCGCGACTACCTCGCCGCAGGCTGGCAGTTGCCGCAGGACAGCGATGTGCTGACCGCGATCACCACCACGCACCCCCTGCAGGCATTCAGCCCGCGCTATTTTTCCACCGATGCTGACGACGCATCGCTCTATACCTATGCCTGGGAGTGGGCGCGCGCACGCCGCGCCCCCCCGCCTGCCGATACCGGTACGCTGGCGCCCTGGCAGGCCGAAGCGACGCTGGATATGGCACAGCTGCAACGCTTTCTGACGAACCCGGCGAAGCTGTTCTATGCCGAGCGCCTTAAAGTGCGCTTCGACGAGATGGATACCGCCACGGAAGACGACGAACCCTTTGCGCTGGATCGGCTTGAGCAACACCAGATCAAGCACACCTTGCTGCAAGCGGCGCTGGCCGTCGAAGAACGTGACGCCTTGAACGTGTTGACCGAAACCACACAACGTTTGCGCCAGCAAGGCGTACTGCCGGCCGGCGGTTTTGGGGCTTTGGTGACGGATGAGCTTGGCAACGATGTGCGAGGCATCCTGCAGCGCTGGCACGCGGCTTTGGCGCATTGGCCAAAGCAACTTGAAGCGCGTGAGTTGCGATATACCTCCATCCCCCGTCATCCCGGCGAAGGCCGGACGCAGCGCGAAGCGCGAAGAACGTCCGAAGGACGGCCCCGAACAGGGGTGAGCGAAGCGAATCACCCAGTGTCTTTGGACACGCCAGGTGCAAGTCACTGGGTCCCGGCCTTCGCCGGAACGACGCAGGAATGTCACGTAGACGGCTGGCTCGACGATCTACGCAGCAGTGCGGACGGCGACCTCACTCGGCTGTTACCGGTAGCCGGCAATCTGCGCAACGGCAAACACCCGCGCTACGACAAACTGCTGCAGGCCTGGGCTTTGCAGCTACTGGCCAACGCCAACCACATCGCCCTGTCCACACGCCTGTTTGCCGCCGATGCAACCGTCGCGTTGCCGGCACAGTCACCCACCGACGCTGCCGCACAACTGGATCAGCTGCTGCACGCGTGGCATGAAGGCATGCAAACGCCCTTGCCTATCGCACGACGCACGGCCTTCGCCTGGCTGCTGGCCGAAGCCGCCGACAAAGATGCGGCAGCGGCCGCCAAAACCACCTACGAAGGCAGCCATGCACCCATGGCACCCCGCGGCGAAGTGGATGACGAACCCTGTTTGGCACGCACCTGGCCAGACTTTGCCGCACTCCATGCCGCCGGCTTCGAGCACTGGCTTGCCGTGTATCGACCTCTGCTCGACGGTGCCAAGCTGGAGACCGAGGCATGA